A stretch of the Bacillus sp. FJAT-18017 genome encodes the following:
- the chrA gene encoding chromate efflux transporter, whose translation MGKHLIELFLVTFKLGCTSFGGPTAHIGYFHKEYVKKQKWLSETEFTELVALCQALPGPASSQVGFGVGMLRAGILGGVISFLGFTLPSFLIMALFVHLIEFFSPVEAGWIHGLKIVAAAVVYLAISSMAKNFASSKLTGTIALVAAIIMLLYPSSFTQLTLIVGAAVAGYAFIKIQGSATPATGFIHVTRRTGWISAALFLSILLFLPGLSKGVPGLELFSDFYRTGSLVFGGGHVVLPLLDQEVVAGGLVSREAFLAGYGVAQAIPGPLFTFASYLGAAISGWSGAVITTLAIFLPGFLLLVAIIPFWGLIRTKAGVQSAIMGMNAAVVGLLGAAFYDPVLTSSISSSTDAAFLAGAFCLLSFWKLPPWLVVAAGAGIGQIIFSECVSLASACKQNNGIFF comes from the coding sequence ATGGGCAAACACTTAATTGAACTTTTTCTCGTAACTTTTAAACTCGGCTGTACGTCGTTTGGAGGACCGACCGCCCATATTGGTTATTTTCACAAAGAGTATGTCAAGAAGCAAAAATGGCTGTCGGAAACAGAGTTTACTGAGCTTGTAGCTTTATGCCAAGCCTTGCCGGGACCAGCAAGCAGCCAGGTTGGCTTCGGTGTCGGAATGTTACGGGCAGGCATTCTGGGTGGTGTTATTTCTTTTTTGGGTTTTACATTGCCATCATTCCTTATAATGGCACTGTTTGTCCATTTAATCGAATTCTTCTCTCCTGTTGAAGCTGGATGGATTCATGGGTTGAAAATTGTTGCAGCTGCGGTTGTCTATTTAGCAATATCTTCAATGGCCAAGAATTTTGCTTCAAGCAAACTGACAGGTACAATTGCGTTAGTAGCTGCTATTATAATGTTGCTCTATCCATCATCGTTCACTCAGCTTACCCTTATAGTCGGCGCAGCAGTGGCAGGATATGCATTTATTAAGATACAGGGCTCAGCCACTCCTGCTACCGGTTTTATACACGTAACGCGGAGAACCGGTTGGATATCAGCCGCTCTGTTCCTTAGCATCCTGCTCTTTTTGCCTGGCTTAAGCAAGGGGGTTCCAGGCTTGGAATTATTCTCTGATTTTTATAGGACTGGGTCACTGGTTTTCGGCGGCGGGCACGTTGTTTTGCCACTGCTGGATCAGGAGGTTGTCGCAGGAGGTCTGGTTTCAAGAGAAGCGTTTCTTGCCGGATATGGTGTTGCCCAAGCAATCCCAGGACCATTATTCACGTTTGCATCTTACCTTGGCGCAGCTATATCGGGCTGGAGCGGCGCAGTTATTACTACATTAGCAATCTTTCTGCCAGGATTTCTCTTATTAGTTGCCATCATACCATTTTGGGGTCTGATTCGGACAAAAGCAGGGGTGCAATCTGCTATTATGGGTATGAATGCTGCTGTTGTAGGCTTGCTTGGTGCTGCTTTTTACGATCCTGTATTAACAAGCTCAATTTCATCTTCAACAGATGCAGCGTTTTTGGCTGGTGCCTTTTGCCTGCTTTCCTTTTGGAAGCTTCCACCATGGCTGGTCGTTGCCGCAGGAGCCGGTATAGGACAAATTATTTTTAGCGAATGTGTTAGTCTAGCCAGTGCCTGCAAGCAAAATAATGGTATTTTTTTCTGA
- the plsY gene encoding glycerol-3-phosphate 1-O-acyltransferase PlsY has protein sequence MVELILLCLLAYLLGSIPSGLIIGKVFYKTDIRQHGSGNLGGTNTFRTLGKKAGFVVTFADILKGTLAAALPILLDIDNIHPLLTGMLAVVGHMYPVFAGFKGGKAVATSGGVLLFYAPLMFAIMLAIFFITLYISKYVSLASMMGGVAAVAYSLVVPPRDVPLIIIVLLLTTFVFYRHRANIGRIINKTEPKVKWL, from the coding sequence ATGGTTGAATTAATTTTACTTTGTTTACTTGCTTATTTACTTGGCTCAATTCCTTCTGGCCTTATTATCGGCAAAGTGTTCTATAAAACTGATATCCGCCAGCATGGCAGCGGCAACCTCGGGGGGACGAACACGTTCAGGACTCTAGGGAAAAAGGCAGGCTTTGTCGTTACCTTTGCAGATATTTTAAAAGGCACATTGGCAGCTGCATTGCCTATACTTTTAGATATTGATAATATCCACCCTCTCTTAACGGGCATGCTGGCTGTCGTCGGGCATATGTATCCCGTATTCGCAGGATTTAAAGGAGGAAAAGCTGTTGCTACTTCAGGTGGTGTTCTTCTTTTCTATGCACCGCTTATGTTTGCCATCATGCTTGCAATTTTTTTCATCACTCTTTATATCAGTAAGTATGTTTCCCTGGCTTCCATGATGGGCGGGGTAGCGGCGGTCGCCTATTCTTTAGTTGTTCCGCCACGGGATGTCCCCCTTATTATCATTGTCCTTTTATTAACTACTTTTGTTTTTTACCGCCATCGGGCTAACATCGGCAGAATCATCAATAAGACGGAACCTAAAGTTAAGTGGCTGTGA
- a CDS encoding ATP-binding protein, producing the protein MHKNFVSNIPFPCFVLDPDYQILVISKGARPIFSVDIADSFFDMIAPPYHQKALSFLESSEDNSFIEIPLLDKWDHVYYQIYKTRDALGNIHIFCLLISEEAAQLRVAMDKMEKKMSDFNMELLHRKKNIEEKIQEIRQAEIGAGYRENIGKLAAGIAHEIRNPLTTVKGFIQLLKPQLKELGKEQYANIALDELNRANEIIYEFLNAAKPASNQARDTTYNTLIREIILLFESESLLRNIELASSLSNEDAVPVLEPGRLKQVLVNMIKNSMEALDGFETEKKKQIMVQSRIAGANFIIQISDNGSGMDKETLSSLFSPFFSTKEHGTGIGLNVCLKIIEDAGGNITVDSTPGNGTTFCMALPLAS; encoded by the coding sequence ATGCATAAAAATTTTGTGAGCAACATTCCTTTTCCTTGTTTCGTCCTAGATCCCGACTATCAAATTCTAGTTATATCTAAAGGGGCACGGCCAATTTTTTCTGTTGATATTGCAGATTCTTTTTTCGACATGATTGCTCCTCCCTATCACCAAAAGGCATTATCATTCCTGGAGTCCTCTGAAGATAATAGCTTTATTGAAATCCCGTTACTTGATAAGTGGGATCATGTATATTATCAAATCTATAAAACAAGGGATGCATTAGGTAATATTCATATTTTTTGTCTTCTTATATCCGAGGAGGCGGCCCAGTTACGGGTTGCAATGGACAAGATGGAAAAGAAAATGTCTGATTTTAATATGGAACTCCTTCATAGAAAGAAGAACATAGAAGAAAAGATCCAGGAAATCCGCCAGGCTGAGATAGGGGCAGGATACCGGGAAAATATTGGCAAGCTTGCTGCCGGTATTGCCCATGAAATCAGGAATCCACTAACCACTGTTAAAGGATTTATCCAGCTGCTTAAACCTCAGCTGAAGGAATTGGGCAAGGAACAATATGCGAATATTGCTCTTGATGAATTAAACAGGGCCAATGAAATCATCTATGAATTTTTAAATGCAGCCAAGCCCGCTTCTAACCAGGCTAGAGATACAACCTACAACACATTGATTAGGGAGATTATTCTCCTATTCGAAAGTGAATCACTCCTTAGAAATATTGAGCTTGCCTCTTCTCTTTCCAACGAAGATGCTGTTCCAGTCCTTGAGCCTGGCCGTCTTAAACAAGTGCTGGTCAATATGATTAAAAATTCAATGGAAGCCCTGGACGGATTTGAGACTGAAAAGAAAAAACAAATCATGGTTCAATCAAGAATCGCCGGGGCTAATTTCATTATTCAAATAAGTGACAATGGCAGCGGAATGGATAAGGAAACCTTATCCAGCCTGTTTTCTCCGTTTTTTTCTACAAAAGAACATGGGACGGGTATTGGGTTAAATGTCTGTTTAAAAATAATTGAAGATGCTGGCGGAAACATTACGGTAGATAGTACTCCTGGCAACGGAACAACATTCTGTATGGCTCTTCCCCTTGCAAGTTAA
- a CDS encoding CapA family protein: MKKSPIFKRIAAMGTVLLSVSLFSGCANEQARPEPQPHQERSYEVQAKTFESKITLGAIGDILIHDLVYEDAKKAEGYDFKPMFKPVKEMLSTPDILTANQESLVGGEALGITSYPSFNSPFELSEAVMDAGVDIVSTANNHSLDKGYRGVEAQIAYFKKIGLPFVGTATSQEARDKIVTMEKNGITLAFLSYTYGTNGIPIPEGKEFSVNLIDRDLMKDDISRAKKVSDAVVVSIHWGNEYQRYPVDEQKNLAQFLADSGADIIFGSHPHVLQPMEWIDGPNGKKTFVIYSLGNFISAQLRDYKDIGGMVTLEITKKIDENGSHIALAKPDFSPTFVYRKNGRNFRVVPMEKTGAYGIANPEEMTAETMAHMTQWLR; encoded by the coding sequence ATGAAGAAATCACCGATTTTTAAGCGAATAGCCGCGATGGGAACTGTCCTGCTTTCTGTTTCCCTTTTTAGCGGCTGTGCAAACGAACAAGCTAGGCCAGAGCCTCAACCTCATCAAGAACGTTCTTATGAAGTCCAGGCCAAGACATTTGAATCAAAAATAACACTTGGGGCAATTGGAGATATTTTAATACATGACCTGGTATATGAAGATGCAAAAAAAGCAGAGGGTTATGATTTTAAACCAATGTTTAAACCTGTTAAAGAAATGCTGAGTACCCCCGACATCCTGACTGCCAATCAAGAGAGCCTGGTTGGAGGTGAGGCGCTTGGGATTACCAGTTATCCTAGCTTCAATAGCCCTTTTGAGCTTTCAGAGGCAGTTATGGACGCAGGAGTCGACATCGTTTCGACAGCCAATAATCATTCTCTTGATAAGGGTTACCGGGGTGTTGAAGCGCAGATCGCCTATTTTAAAAAAATTGGCCTTCCTTTTGTCGGGACAGCCACTAGCCAGGAAGCTAGAGACAAAATTGTCACGATGGAAAAGAACGGCATCACGCTTGCCTTTTTATCATACACATACGGAACCAATGGTATCCCGATTCCTGAGGGTAAGGAGTTCTCTGTAAATCTTATCGACCGCGATTTGATGAAGGATGATATTTCCAGGGCTAAAAAAGTCAGTGATGCAGTTGTAGTCAGCATTCACTGGGGTAACGAATACCAGCGCTATCCAGTGGATGAACAAAAGAATCTCGCTCAATTCCTGGCCGACTCCGGTGCGGATATCATCTTCGGTTCACATCCGCATGTATTACAGCCAATGGAATGGATTGATGGCCCAAATGGCAAAAAAACCTTTGTCATATACTCGCTTGGTAATTTTATTTCCGCCCAACTCCGCGATTATAAAGATATAGGCGGCATGGTGACTCTAGAAATAACAAAAAAGATTGATGAAAACGGCTCACACATTGCGTTAGCAAAGCCAGACTTTTCACCTACCTTTGTCTACCGGAAAAATGGCCGAAACTTCCGGGTTGTCCCTATGGAAAAAACGGGTGCATACGGTATTGCCAATCCTGAAGAAATGACAGCTGAAACTATGGCCCATATGACACAATGGCTCCGTTGA
- a CDS encoding acyl-CoA thioesterase, which translates to MMISETSVEVRYAETDQMGVVYHANYFVWMEIGRTSFIRDLGFSYAQMEEDGIISPVIDIQASYKKPLRYGQTAKIKTWVEEYNGFRVKYGYEILTTDGELAVTGSSVHICANRETFKPISLKKKYPDWHKAYEEAAKKPVLAEE; encoded by the coding sequence ATGATGATCAGTGAAACGAGCGTTGAGGTCCGCTATGCAGAAACAGATCAGATGGGCGTTGTTTACCATGCCAACTACTTTGTATGGATGGAGATTGGCCGGACGAGTTTCATACGGGATTTAGGATTCAGCTATGCCCAGATGGAGGAGGACGGGATTATTTCGCCTGTAATCGATATACAGGCCTCATATAAGAAACCGTTACGATACGGACAAACTGCAAAGATTAAGACATGGGTTGAGGAATATAACGGCTTTAGAGTGAAATACGGCTATGAGATATTAACAACAGATGGAGAATTGGCTGTTACAGGCAGCTCTGTCCATATATGCGCCAATAGGGAAACATTCAAGCCGATTTCTTTAAAAAAGAAATACCCTGATTGGCACAAAGCATATGAGGAAGCAGCAAAAAAACCCGTTCTTGCTGAAGAGTGA
- a CDS encoding AAA family ATPase, giving the protein MQQQTIWKSELEQKGYINDEAEILAYIMEHDRELETKEISQLLAMAGKSRLHKDKKDRLGIVWMKRAAELDPSNLEAQGFLSKTTWRTAAPFLDSLDFPPIRETDNRTTKKKIAEEYIIICRNFLEQADDQLDQLDHSLQGALDPIQAKLYNLMLDAIKSASELLKAAEEYEQSITGVFHTAAYIDELSIRLEQVKAIKKEWATQFTESTEAENEATVNAIDELNQMIGLETVKDRVKDYYQYLKFQKKRKDLGFQMKDELSLNFVLTGNPGTGKTTLSRLLARIFHELGFLPREEVIETNRSQLVGSFVGQTEENVRSIVSNAIGGVLFIDEAYSLKREGQTGNDYGQAAIDTLVSLMTGEEFGGKFAVILAGYPEEMRSFLDANPGLRSRFPQSNQIFLRDYTNKELVTIAGKIAEDNDYLLTRGAKIALEERLERERVDETFGNARTVHNLVLEAIFRKGAAREDNMLDILRFSILDGNDFKLPVKENRNRPLEKLDRLIGLHSLKAEMKTQAAFVKLQQMRRDSGLPSVPIQLHSVFTGNPGTGKTTVAKIYAELLKENGFLKRGHLVIASRADLVASYVGQTAEKTRKKVRDALGGVLFIDEAYSLLSTSSGDFGKEAIDTLVDEMTRHNENLVIVLAGYPKQMEALLEFNPGLRSRFKKFFHFPDYNTEELLEIMINYAETYQYRLSKDAQGYILESLKDSLVSGNGRFAANLIEEAVQAQSLRLSLMDDIDSADAEKLSQLGLADVQKALEKIRKGEKE; this is encoded by the coding sequence ATGCAGCAGCAAACGATATGGAAAAGTGAATTGGAACAAAAAGGTTACATCAATGACGAGGCTGAGATACTCGCTTACATAATGGAGCATGATCGAGAACTTGAGACTAAAGAGATTTCACAATTGCTGGCAATGGCTGGAAAATCCCGCCTCCATAAAGACAAAAAGGATCGGCTCGGAATTGTCTGGATGAAACGCGCTGCAGAACTGGATCCATCCAATCTCGAAGCACAAGGTTTTTTAAGCAAAACTACTTGGCGCACTGCGGCACCATTTTTAGATTCTCTGGATTTTCCCCCTATCAGGGAAACGGATAATCGGACGACCAAAAAGAAAATCGCCGAAGAATATATAATAATTTGCCGAAATTTCCTTGAACAGGCTGATGATCAGCTTGATCAATTGGACCACTCTCTACAAGGCGCACTGGACCCTATACAGGCAAAGCTCTATAACTTGATGTTAGATGCAATCAAATCAGCGAGCGAACTTTTAAAAGCTGCCGAGGAATACGAACAATCGATTACAGGAGTTTTCCACACAGCGGCTTATATTGATGAATTGTCAATTAGACTTGAACAGGTAAAGGCAATTAAAAAAGAATGGGCCACCCAATTTACAGAATCCACTGAGGCAGAAAATGAAGCAACAGTGAATGCGATTGATGAATTAAATCAGATGATCGGTCTTGAAACTGTTAAAGATCGGGTCAAAGATTATTATCAGTACCTTAAGTTTCAAAAAAAGCGTAAAGACCTTGGCTTCCAAATGAAAGATGAGCTTAGTCTTAATTTTGTCCTTACCGGCAACCCGGGCACTGGAAAAACAACACTGTCCAGACTTTTGGCAAGGATCTTTCACGAGCTTGGCTTTTTACCAAGGGAAGAAGTCATAGAAACAAATAGATCTCAGTTAGTAGGGTCTTTCGTCGGCCAGACTGAAGAAAATGTCCGTTCGATTGTGAGTAACGCTATTGGTGGAGTCTTGTTCATAGATGAGGCCTATAGCCTAAAACGGGAAGGCCAGACCGGGAACGATTATGGACAGGCTGCCATCGACACCCTCGTTTCATTGATGACCGGAGAGGAATTTGGAGGGAAGTTCGCTGTGATCCTGGCGGGTTATCCTGAAGAAATGAGGAGTTTTCTCGATGCGAACCCGGGCCTGCGCAGCCGTTTTCCTCAATCGAATCAAATTTTCCTTCGAGACTATACGAATAAGGAATTAGTTACAATCGCCGGAAAAATTGCCGAGGATAATGACTATTTGTTAACAAGAGGGGCAAAAATCGCACTAGAGGAACGTCTTGAACGTGAAAGGGTAGACGAAACGTTCGGTAACGCAAGAACTGTTCATAATCTTGTTCTTGAGGCCATTTTCAGGAAGGGAGCAGCACGAGAAGACAACATGTTGGACATTCTCCGCTTCTCCATATTAGACGGAAATGACTTTAAACTGCCAGTCAAGGAAAACCGCAACCGTCCCCTTGAAAAACTTGACCGCCTGATTGGCTTGCATTCCTTGAAAGCAGAGATGAAAACCCAGGCTGCCTTCGTCAAACTCCAGCAAATGAGAAGAGACAGCGGCTTGCCATCGGTCCCAATCCAGCTGCATTCAGTATTTACTGGAAACCCCGGGACAGGGAAGACAACCGTCGCAAAAATTTATGCTGAGCTTTTAAAAGAAAACGGCTTTTTAAAACGTGGCCATTTGGTGATTGCCAGCAGGGCGGACCTAGTCGCCAGTTATGTCGGCCAAACAGCCGAGAAGACGAGAAAGAAAGTCCGAGATGCACTGGGAGGAGTTCTGTTCATTGATGAAGCATATTCACTGCTTAGTACGTCAAGTGGTGATTTCGGCAAGGAAGCCATTGATACACTTGTTGATGAAATGACAAGACATAATGAAAATTTGGTTATTGTTCTTGCAGGTTATCCGAAACAGATGGAGGCTTTGCTGGAATTCAACCCCGGGTTACGGTCTCGCTTTAAAAAGTTCTTCCATTTTCCCGATTACAATACAGAGGAACTTCTCGAAATTATGATAAACTATGCAGAAACTTATCAATACAGGCTTTCCAAAGATGCGCAGGGCTATATTCTTGAATCTCTCAAGGATTCGTTGGTTTCAGGAAATGGAAGGTTTGCCGCGAATCTTATTGAGGAGGCGGTCCAGGCCCAGTCCTTGAGGCTCTCGTTAATGGATGACATTGATTCAGCCGATGCCGAGAAGCTCTCACAGCTCGGCCTGGCAGATGTACAGAAAGCCTTAGAGAAAATACGAAAAGGGGAAAAAGAATGA
- the tlp gene encoding small acid-soluble spore protein Tlp, with protein sequence MPFGNKPKPDDRSDNVEKLQQMIHNTIENMEAAEETAAVSDSSETRRQVEEKNARRRESLDALRAEVKDEARANGQNLE encoded by the coding sequence ATGCCATTTGGAAACAAGCCAAAGCCAGATGACCGCAGTGATAACGTCGAAAAGCTTCAGCAAATGATCCATAACACAATTGAAAATATGGAAGCAGCCGAAGAAACCGCTGCCGTTTCTGACAGTTCCGAAACAAGAAGGCAAGTAGAAGAAAAAAATGCACGTAGGCGTGAAAGCCTGGATGCATTAAGGGCCGAAGTTAAAGATGAAGCCCGCGCGAACGGCCAAAACCTGGAATAA
- a CDS encoding acid-soluble spore protein N: MGNPKRDSKHHVPSHLGTQPRGFSGNKGKKMNDTSGKHAQVIQTKGE, encoded by the coding sequence ATGGGAAATCCAAAACGCGATAGCAAACACCATGTACCTAGCCATCTTGGGACTCAGCCAAGAGGTTTTAGCGGAAATAAAGGGAAAAAAATGAACGATACTTCAGGTAAACACGCCCAAGTAATCCAAACTAAAGGCGAATAA
- a CDS encoding FbpB family small basic protein, which produces MRKPRKRTFAELVSENKSQLLKDHEAMEKIELRLEAKRLGKAE; this is translated from the coding sequence ATGCGAAAGCCACGAAAACGGACATTTGCTGAGCTTGTTTCCGAAAATAAAAGCCAGCTTCTGAAAGATCATGAAGCCATGGAAAAAATCGAGCTTCGATTAGAAGCCAAGCGCCTCGGCAAGGCTGAATAA
- a CDS encoding peroxiredoxin family protein yields the protein MAKKWIASVLILALMAIAMFVSLDNKKEEPSKDASAQILEAGVKAPDFELKTLKGDTVKLSELKGKKVMLNFWATWCAPCKKEMPDMQKLHEEASEDLVILAVNIDPQLDVQGFIDENGITFPILLDEEDKVNQQYQVVSIPTSFFIDSNGVIQEKFIGAMPHDAMVQYVEDLQ from the coding sequence ATGGCAAAAAAGTGGATAGCCAGCGTTCTAATACTCGCATTGATGGCCATTGCCATGTTTGTATCACTTGATAATAAAAAAGAAGAGCCATCAAAAGATGCTTCGGCTCAAATACTTGAAGCAGGTGTAAAAGCCCCGGATTTTGAACTTAAAACATTAAAAGGTGATACCGTCAAACTTTCCGAGTTGAAAGGCAAAAAGGTCATGCTGAACTTCTGGGCAACCTGGTGTGCACCTTGTAAAAAAGAAATGCCCGACATGCAGAAGCTACATGAAGAAGCTTCTGAAGATCTTGTCATCCTTGCAGTAAATATCGACCCCCAGCTTGATGTACAGGGATTCATTGATGAAAATGGAATAACCTTTCCGATTCTTCTTGATGAAGAAGATAAGGTGAACCAACAATATCAAGTTGTTTCAATCCCTACTTCATTTTTCATTGATAGCAATGGGGTTATCCAGGAAAAATTCATAGGGGCAATGCCTCATGATGCTATGGTCCAGTATGTGGAAGACCTCCAATAA
- the acnA gene encoding aconitate hydratase AcnA, with protein sequence MTNHDVFNARSSFEANGKRYHYYRLAALEEAGAGKVANLPYSIKVLLESVLRQNDGRVITKEHVENLAKWGTSEVRDVDVPFKPSRVILQDFTGVPVVVDLASLRKAVADLGGDPDKINPEKTVDLVIDHSVQVDQYGGPGSLEANMVLEFERNAERYQFLNWAQKAFNNYRAVPPATGIVHQVNLEYLADVVHVAETADGELEAYPDTLVGTDSHTTMINGLGVLGWGVGGIEAEAGMLGQPSYFPVPEVIGVKLVGTLPNGATATDLALKVTQVLRSHGVVGKFVEFFGPGVSQLPLADRATIANMAPEYGATCGFFPIDNESLDYMRLTGRDDEQVNVVEAYCKANGLFFDPAIEPVYTDVVEIDLSVIEANLSGPKRPQDLIPLSKMKEEFVKAVSAPQGNQGFGLKEKELDREVTVNFNNGDQTAMKTGAVAIAAITSCTNTSNPYVLVGAGLVAKKAVELGMEVPKFVKTSLAPGSKVVTGYLRDSGLLPYLETLGFNLVGYGCTTCIGNSGPLREEIEKAVADNDLLVTSVLSGNRNFEGRIHPLVKANYLASPPLVVAYALAGNVNVDFQVEPIGKDRDGNDIYFKDIWPTTEEVNEVVRKTVTPELFRREYENVFSDNERWNEIQTSNEPLYSWDADSTYIQNPPYFEGLSPEPGKVEPLANLRVVAKFGDSVTTDHISPAGAIGKNTPAGKYLLEKGVQPRDFNSYGSRRGNHEVMMRGTFANIRIRNQVAPGTEGGFTTYWPTGEVTTIFDACMKYKEEGTGLVVLAGKDYGMGSSRDWAAKGTNLLGIKTVIAESFERIHRSNLVMMGVLPLQFKEGESAETLGLTGKETITVQVDENVRPRDLLKVTAVDEDGNVTEFEVLVRFDSEVEIDYYRHGGILPMVLREKLKA encoded by the coding sequence ATGACAAATCATGATGTATTTAATGCCCGCTCTTCATTTGAGGCTAACGGTAAACGCTACCATTACTACCGTCTGGCTGCTCTTGAGGAAGCAGGCGCTGGCAAAGTCGCAAACTTGCCTTATTCCATTAAAGTTCTTTTAGAATCGGTGCTTCGCCAGAATGATGGCCGTGTCATCACAAAGGAGCATGTTGAAAACCTGGCAAAATGGGGCACAAGCGAAGTCCGTGATGTGGATGTTCCATTCAAACCATCACGCGTCATCCTTCAGGACTTCACTGGCGTTCCGGTCGTTGTTGACCTTGCCTCGCTTCGTAAGGCAGTAGCAGACCTGGGCGGTGATCCTGATAAGATCAATCCTGAAAAGACTGTCGATCTTGTCATTGACCACTCTGTACAGGTTGATCAATACGGCGGCCCTGGATCACTTGAAGCCAACATGGTTCTTGAATTCGAGCGTAACGCAGAGCGTTACCAGTTCTTGAACTGGGCACAAAAGGCATTCAATAACTATCGCGCTGTACCGCCTGCAACCGGTATAGTCCACCAGGTAAACCTGGAGTATCTGGCAGATGTTGTCCATGTTGCCGAGACAGCAGATGGAGAATTGGAAGCATATCCTGATACTCTAGTCGGGACAGACTCGCATACAACGATGATCAATGGCCTTGGCGTTCTAGGATGGGGTGTAGGCGGTATTGAAGCTGAAGCAGGAATGCTTGGCCAGCCGTCTTATTTCCCTGTTCCTGAAGTAATCGGTGTCAAGCTTGTAGGCACCCTTCCAAATGGCGCTACTGCGACTGACCTTGCATTGAAGGTTACACAAGTGCTAAGAAGCCACGGCGTAGTCGGCAAATTCGTTGAATTCTTCGGACCTGGAGTATCGCAGCTGCCACTTGCAGACCGTGCGACAATCGCCAACATGGCGCCGGAATACGGCGCAACTTGCGGTTTCTTCCCGATCGATAACGAATCTCTTGACTATATGCGCCTAACTGGACGTGATGATGAACAAGTAAACGTCGTTGAAGCATACTGCAAAGCGAATGGGCTGTTCTTTGATCCAGCGATTGAACCAGTTTACACCGATGTAGTTGAAATTGACCTTAGCGTTATTGAAGCCAACCTGTCCGGTCCTAAGCGCCCGCAGGATTTGATTCCTCTTTCAAAAATGAAAGAAGAATTCGTCAAAGCCGTCAGCGCCCCTCAAGGAAATCAGGGATTCGGGTTGAAGGAGAAGGAGCTTGACAGGGAAGTTACCGTAAACTTCAACAACGGCGACCAGACAGCAATGAAGACAGGCGCAGTCGCTATTGCGGCGATTACTTCCTGTACAAATACATCCAATCCATATGTACTCGTTGGAGCGGGACTTGTAGCGAAAAAAGCTGTCGAGCTTGGAATGGAAGTACCAAAGTTCGTTAAAACATCACTGGCACCTGGTTCTAAGGTAGTTACAGGATATCTCCGTGATTCCGGCTTGCTTCCATACCTTGAAACACTTGGATTCAACCTGGTTGGTTACGGTTGTACAACTTGTATCGGAAACTCCGGACCGCTTCGCGAGGAAATCGAAAAAGCGGTTGCGGATAACGATCTTCTTGTTACGTCTGTCCTTTCAGGCAACAGGAACTTTGAAGGACGTATCCATCCATTAGTAAAAGCTAACTATCTTGCTTCTCCGCCACTTGTTGTTGCGTATGCACTTGCAGGTAATGTGAACGTTGACTTCCAGGTTGAGCCAATCGGCAAGGACCGCGATGGAAACGATATTTACTTCAAGGACATCTGGCCAACAACTGAAGAAGTAAATGAAGTAGTTAGAAAAACCGTTACTCCTGAATTGTTCAGAAGAGAATATGAAAATGTTTTCAGTGACAACGAGCGCTGGAATGAAATCCAGACGAGCAATGAGCCGCTTTACAGCTGGGATGCGGATTCTACCTACATCCAAAACCCGCCTTATTTTGAAGGCTTGTCTCCAGAGCCAGGCAAGGTTGAGCCTCTTGCAAACCTACGTGTTGTTGCCAAGTTTGGCGATTCCGTCACAACCGACCATATTTCACCGGCTGGGGCAATCGGCAAAAACACTCCTGCAGGTAAATATTTGCTTGAAAAAGGTGTTCAGCCACGCGACTTTAACTCATATGGCTCACGCCGTGGTAACCACGAAGTCATGATGCGCGGTACTTTCGCCAATATCCGAATCCGTAACCAGGTTGCTCCTGGCACAGAAGGCGGATTTACAACCTACTGGCCAACGGGTGAAGTGACTACAATTTTCGATGCCTGCATGAAGTACAAAGAAGAAGGCACAGGCCTTGTTGTTCTCGCCGGCAAAGATTACGGAATGGGCTCTTCCCGTGACTGGGCTGCAAAAGGAACAAACCTGCTTGGAATTAAGACTGTCATCGCAGAAAGCTTTGAGCGTATCCACCGTTCAAACCTTGTTATGATGGGCGTTCTGCCGCTTCAATTCAAGGAAGGCGAAAGTGCAGAAACACTTGGGCTAACAGGAAAAGAAACCATCACTGTACAAGTAGATGAGAACGTTCGCCCTCGTGATCTTCTGAAAGTGACAGCAGTCGATGAAGACGGTAACGTAACAGAATTTGAAGTGCTTGTCCGCTTCGATTCTGAAGTTGAAATTGACTACTATCGTCATGGCGGTATCCTTCCAATGGTTCTTCGTGAAAAATTGAAGGCATAA